From a single Sorghum bicolor cultivar BTx623 chromosome 5, Sorghum_bicolor_NCBIv3, whole genome shotgun sequence genomic region:
- the LOC110436002 gene encoding uncharacterized protein LOC110436002 encodes MTQSTQSSSTTGSLGSATSGAMVDGLAPAFYAAYAAVNIKQHVPIVLCLERPNYSKWKAFFTAVCGKYGLLGHIDGTEAARPADPTWSQADACIRGWMYNSCDDTVLDLAMEADQDARALYISIEALFQANKEPRAIILGQEFHSMTQGDLSVDAYA; translated from the coding sequence ATGACGCAGTCGACGCAGTCGTCCTCCACTACCGGCTCCCTCGGCTCCGCCACGTCTGGAGCAATGGTGGACGGCCTTGCACCCGCCTTCTACGCTGCCTACGCTGCTGTCAACATCAAGCAGCACGTCCCGATCGTCCTCTGTCTCGAGCGTCCCAATTACTCCAAGTGGAAGGCCTTCTTCACCGCTGTTTGCGGGAAGTACGGACTGCTCGGACACATCGACGGCACGGAGGCTGCTCGTCCGGCTGACCCTACATGGTCCCAGGCCGACGCCTGCATTCGCGGGTGGATGTACAACTCATGCGACGACACCGTCCTCGACCTCGCCATGGAGGCCGATCAAGATGCACGCGCTTTGTATATCTCCATCGAAGCTCTATTCCAGGCGAACAAGGAGCCTCGGGCGATCATCCTTGGGCAGGAGTTCCACAGCATGACCCAAGGTGATCTCTCTGTCGATGCCTACGCGTAG